The sequence attcagggggatagctccaggggaagctttctttctctgttggctctgggggaaggtccttgtcatcaatcctcctctggtttaggagtttctcaatgcagggactcCAGGACCAAGGATGCACTCTCCTCCTTGTTCtttattcttggtggtaggaattTCCCcagtcacttctctcttttattccaaaacagactgactaaagatacaacctaatgttgtagattgagtcctacctcattaacataactgcctctaattctttATCTTTAACAACATAGACTTGAGATTTACAACACTAAGGAAAATCACCAcatcaaaccctttgccttctagagtattcagactcataggacaaaatggtggacaatcacacaattctaggaatcatggcctagccaagttaaaacacatttttgtgggcataattcaatccataacacaaggtatagataaatgtatatatagctattgaaatttgatttaaaatatataagaaaacaaTTCTTATACATTTAGCTCATTATTTAATGAAGTGAATTATTTACATAGCAATTTTCTGAGTGCAATTATGACATCCTTGTTCCTTAGGCTATATATCATGGGATTAAACATAGGAGTTAAGATAGTGTAGAAAAGAGATAGAACTTTGCCAGTTCCCTCTGAGTGTCTAGTGTTGGGCCTTAAGTATGTGATAAAGGCTGATCCAAAGAATAATATCACAACCATAAGATGAGATGAGCAGGTAGAGAAGGCTTTGGCTTGACTTGTGGCTGATGGcaacttcaggatgatggagatgaGTTTACTGTAGGAGCCAAGTATCAACAGAAATGGAACCATGCCAAATAGCACAGCAACCGTATAGGCCAACATCTCATTTACAAATGTCTCCCCACAAGCCAGCTTGAGTATTGGGAAAacatcacagaagaagtggttgaTTTGGTTAGATccacaaaaagacagagagaaaatctgATACGTGTACTCTATAAGAAATGGGATTCCAATGGTCCAGGAGCCAGTCACCAACTGGATGCAGACTCTGTGGTTCATGACTAGAGGATAGTgcagagggttacaaatggccacatagcggtcataggccatcactgccagGAGCAAACACTCTGTGACTCCGAACATAAGGCAAAAGTACATCTGTGTAGCACAGGCAACTAAAGAAATTCTTCTTCTCTGGGTCCCAAGATTCATCAGCATTCTGGGGAGAGTGGTTGATGTATAGCagatttccaagaaggaaaaatttgccaagaaaaaatacatagggcTCTGAAGAGTGGGATCCATTTTTGTTATTAGAAATATGGTGCCATTGCTCAACAGGATAATGATatagatgattaaaaataatccaaaaagaaacCACTGGACATGGGACATGTTAGTAAGGCCCAAGAGAACAAAATCCATCAGCTCAGTTAGATTATCTTCTGGAGGTTTTCCTTGATGATTCATCTGCGGAAAAGGTAAATTTACATGAGCGTTTCCTTCACCTTCCTGTatctctttgtctcttctctAAATTGTATTGAGGTGTCCAGGTTGGAAATTATGATCACTGCAACTGTTGGTACTTTAAGAATGATACAGTTTATGTATATCCCACGTCTCCCTATTAAATCACAGTAAACAGTCCCCTCAcatttattttaagatctttcACTATACTTTCGGAGAACAGCCCAGGATAGATCAAGCTATACCTGACTCAGCGCAAACACTGGAGCAATTGATGACGGCTGGAGATGGACCCTCAACTTTGCCATCTAATCTCACTTTAAATTAATTATACTCCTTGACTATCCAATTGTACCTGTCTGCATTTTCTCAGTTAATCTTCCCAACCACTATATTATAAACTGTCTTTTAACACACATTTTCAACTGCCTTTCATCGCTTCATTCTCCCATCACTTGATGATTTTAAGCATATAAGTTCCTATTATACAATTCATATTAgatagtttagaaagaaaattgtGAGACTATTTCATTTTACATAGGGGAATAAGACAAATATCTTTTCGTAGGATATTAAGTGGATAAGACAGAGGATTTTATTCAGGGAAACTAGCCTGGGAACATTGATTCAGACATGAATGATAAATGTAGTCTCCCTGGAAAAACTGGGATAGCACGGAGGGTATTTGTTACCAGCAGGCATGTGTGTCGGACAGGAGGAGGAAAGATATTAGCTGTTATGTTATTCCCATTGTGCTGTGTGCACctgcctttgtttttgttgttcctcAAAACACAGCACTTCAGATAACTGTTTCTAAACTCCATTTTCTGTACTGTAAAGATATTGAGATTAACTCAGTGTGAATAATTTGACCAATTGCACATAGGTTTTGTGAGTACAAGTCagtatatgtttttctttttcagtggacTTGGGTTTGACTCCAGTCTCCATGATTTACAGGTGTACCTAGTTTTATTATACTTTGCTTTATTGCACCTtgcatattttgcatttttttttaattgaaaggttCTGACAGCCCTGCATGGAACAACTCTAtctgcaccatttttccaacaacatgtgttcactttgtttctctgtgtcacatttgggTAATTCTTACAATATTGCAaggtttttcattattattttatctgttatggtgatctgtaatCAGTGATCTCTGATGTTACCAttgcaattgttttggggtgccaccgACTGCACTCATGCAAGACAATGAACTTAATCCTGTGTTCTGTTTCAGCGACCTTGCATTCTCCCTTCTCTGTCCCTCTCCTGGAGCCTCACTATTCCGTGAAACACGACAATATTGAAATGAGACCAATTAATATCCCTACGATGGCCTCTAAGTGTTAAAGTGAAACGAAGACTctcatgtctctcactttaaatcaaaagttagaaatgattaagcttagtgaggaaggtatGTCGAAAGCTGAGGCAGACCTAAAGCTAAGCCTCTAGCACCAGTTAGCCAAGTTCTGAATGCCAAGGAAAAGTTCTGGAAGGAAATTAAAACTGCTAGTCCAGTGAACACATAAatgataagaaaatgaaacatcCTTATTGCCGATATGGAGGACGTTTTAGAGGTCTGGatggaagatcaaaccagccacaacattcccttaagccaaagcctaatccagagcaagtcTCTAACCTAAATTCTCTGAAGCCTGAGagagtgaggaagctgcagaagataagttcgaatccagcagagattggttcatgaggtttaaggagagAAGCCAGCTCCACAACATGAAAACACCAGGTGGAGCAGCAGGCGCCGACGTAGGAGCTGCAGCCAGTTACCCGGAAGGCCTGCCTGAGGTCATCGGGAAGGAGGCCGCGGCATCTCCCACATGTGCCTCTGTTCTCTGTTTGATGTGAATTATGTAAAGTTTCTAAGGTTGGCTtctttatgagaattaaatgagataatattggTAAAATTTATCACCTGTCCACCAATTTTAAACTGTTCCCTTCCTTGGCTCTATCATTACAATTACAATAATATGTTCTTTAAGCCTGTAGTTTAACAAATTGCCTAGTAAAATAGGTTGATAAAGCTCGTTAAAGTTCATTTATTGGCGATTAGTTTTCCCACCGTTCCCTTTCATCAGGGCCAGGACAAAGACTAGTCAGTTAGGCTCCTAAGGGCAAAATATAAGGAGGAGTTCAGGGCCTTCCTCGCACTTGCACAATCCCAAAAGTgggtgcctccttaaattttgcatcCCTTGCATCTCTTGCCTCACCTTCCTTTTCATCTCTCCATTCTAATGGCTTTGCACTTTGTCCACTAAGCGGAGGAGAAGTATGGTGCcatgatttcaaaaaaaaaaaaaaaaaactcttttccggggagttgattccaacccctagggaccgtataagacagaggagaactgtcccaaactgttcccaaggctgtgagtctttacagaagcagaccaccacatccttctcccttggagtagctggtgggtttaaaccctgaatttctgggtggcagacaagcacttagccactacaccaccagggatttgGGCCATGGTTAAAGAACAGTCTTTCCTTGATGGATAGGAATTTTGAATTAGAGCTCCAACATCATCTACCTGTGTGAGGACTTCATGTAAATTAATTAATCTTCCTGGGTCACAGTttgctcagctgtaaaatggttAACAACTATACCAACATTTAGTGTTGTTACGTGAATTAAATCATTTAATATAAGTAAAGCATCTTGAAGAAGTCCTGGCATTTATAGACTGTTATCATTATTGTCTATATTATGATTAACAgttgctttttttattattattatctgtttACTATTAgtattattaaaaacaattttaatttattctgATTTTACTCAGTATTCTATACAACATGAATAAtactctttaattttcttttgtgttacATGATTATTGAGGGAACAAAGAGATTTTAAAAGCAGTTACCAAATTGTTACAaaactctacaaaaaaaaaaaatttgaaatctCTAGTTGCAATTTCTCCATGAATTCTCTGCTAATGTTTGGGTTTATATCATTATCTCTACTTCGGGTACTGTAACACCTATAGGACCCATTACTGCTCAGCATGTAGAATTGTAATTAGGGTAACACTCCTTGTGTGCATTTTCTTTATACTGATACACAATGATATGACAGGTAAAGGCTGTGACTATTTTCCTAATTGAAATCATTACAGATTCTAGAAAACGGATGTTCTCACAACATGGTACTCAGGATTTGATTCTGAACTGAAGTAAAGGAATAGACATTGTTCAAATGAAAGCATCACTcttaaaaggaagagaagaattaagactcacaaaaggacaaaaacacCAAATCTTTATATAGTGTTCTCTGAATGAcagcatttaataaataaataaataaataaataatttaattcttGTTAATTGAATACAATGACTCTGAGTGCTAAATGAAACAGCGTTTCTAATTATACCAACAACTTTTTGGTGATGAAATTATCCACGTATAACATCAAATATTTaagatttatctgttttttccagAGAACAGAGTACCAACAGCAGAGAACTTACCCTGCGTGTTCTCCCAAAACTATATTACTCTTCTTTCTTGAAAATGTGTAAGTTCTTTTTACTTAAGGGAAATAAAACTTAATGctatcatatttatttttaatctaagcATCCTTTCCCTGGAAGAAATCCAAGTAACTAAGGAATGCATAACGATATTCTGACggaggcttggtggcacagtggttgagcgtttggctgctaatcaaaaggtcagtggttcaaattcaccagccactctgtggcaggaagatgtggcagtctgcttctgtaaagatttatagctttggaaacatcttgaggcagttctacactatcctatagggtcattttgagttggaatccactcgaaggcaacgggtttggctttggttaacAATATTCTGATTCAGTTAGATATTactaacccaacccattgcctttgagttgattctgattcatagcgaccttataggaaaaagcagaactgccccacagagtttccaaggagcgcctagtggatttgaactgctgaccttttggttagcagccgaactcttaatcactgcaccaccagagtttacAGTTACATATTAGTCCCTGTCAATGTCCCCAATATACCTAAATCTCAGCTAcgtttgtattttttatatacattagAAACAAACcctgaaattattttgaaaaacaatatgaacataaatctttattgttttatgaattctttaaattaaaatgtattattttctttaaaacaaatctTCCTTGGAATTTGCAATGATTGTAAATTTATTCCATGGATTGTTTTACTTTAAATACCTTGTTAAAATGTCATCAGaactaaaatacataaatataatgtTTATTTGCTAAAAAGTCTTTGCTAGAATTGCAGATTTCCTATAATATTATTTAGTATTCTTACAAAAATATAGCAATTTTTCGAATTTCCAGTGTTTCAAAGTAATTAAACATTactatttaaaagttttttttaaaatcattgtttAAGGTAAATTGTATTTAATAGAGTCAGAAATATAAAGAAGCTGCATTAATAAAACATCGCATTGGATAttctatattaaatattaattttaacatCATGAACTAAAGTTGAATATTAACATGAAAAATTTCGTATTTACCTTTCTTGTTGGGGATTCTAGGAGCCCTGAAGGTGTAGTTGCTAAAgttctcgactgctaaccaaaaattggcaATTTGAACCGACCAGGcaatccatgggaaaaagatgtggcagtctgcttccataaacattcacaacattgaaaaccctgtagggcagtcctactctgccctgtagggtcacaatgagttggaattaactcagtattagtgggtttgggttttggcttaATTGGGATAATCTTGTTTTTTCCTCACTGAACAGGGtatatatatttaagtatttaaattattttagctGAAATAATTTGTTTCATCAAAGGTATTCAACCAACCTTTAAAACAGCCTGTTCATTTCAAACATGGAGTGCTCTTTAAATACAAAATAGTTATCTCTGCCCCTAGGATCTCTTCTACCTGACAGAACtaaatttctaattaaacaaatctctttgggattttctgatttggtttatttatatattttcccaGAGAGCTCTCACTATACCCGGAAGACTCTTCCTCTGCAACCTCTCAATGGAATAGAGTGtgaagaaagttttatttcttagaTTCAAACAGGGTCCTGGATTGCCCTTCACTGAGCAGTACCATTGGCGGCCATCCAAAATTAACACAAACCAGTTCTCCCCTTATCTATTATGACTGCTTCATATCGACCCTCTTTTCCTACTAGGCTGAActcctgtcacatttttctcaagttattttgcttattttctccTCTGAAATGAGTGTTTTGATCCACATTCAGGGGCTGGCTTATGAAAGAGTTGTAATAAATATtctgacaacaaaaacaaaattcttttttGACCTGCAAAACAtgtataatttatttctccaaGACTACCCAAGCTAACTGATAACTAACTATtggatatattaaatatatatatgtatatatatatattccttttttttttttttgtcccgaGATTAATCCCCACAGGggactttttattttccttgcattCCACTACCATTCCCCAACTTCATTCCCTCTCTGAACccatttttttgaataatttttattgtgctttaagtgaaagtttacaaatcaagtcagtctctcatacaaaaacccctATACACcaagctacacactcccaattactctcccctaatgagacagcctgctctctccccccactctctcttttcgtgtccttttcacaagcttctaaccccctccaccctctcatctcccatccaggcaggagatgccaacacggtctcaagtgtccacctaatccaagaagctcactcctcaccag comes from Elephas maximus indicus isolate mEleMax1 chromosome 7, mEleMax1 primary haplotype, whole genome shotgun sequence and encodes:
- the LOC126080470 gene encoding olfactory receptor 10AG1-like, which encodes MNHQGKPPEDNLTELMDFVLLGLTNMSHVQWFLFGLFLIIYIIILLSNGTIFLITKMDPTLQSPMYFFLANFSFLEICYTSTTLPRMLMNLGTQRRRISLVACATQMYFCLMFGVTECLLLAVMAYDRYVAICNPLHYPLVMNHRVCIQLVTGSWTIGIPFLIEYTYQIFSLSFCGSNQINHFFCDVFPILKLACGETFVNEMLAYTVAVLFGMVPFLLILGSYSKLISIILKLPSATSQAKAFSTCSSHLMVVILFFGSAFITYLRPNTRHSEGTGKVLSLFYTILTPMFNPMIYSLRNKDVIIALRKLLCK